In a single window of the Rhineura floridana isolate rRhiFlo1 chromosome 3, rRhiFlo1.hap2, whole genome shotgun sequence genome:
- the LOC133378846 gene encoding uncharacterized protein LOC133378846, protein MWAYSSPIQEGKRLWVCTSALILILGGLLGRWITEVRAAPISREAAAPGLCPTIHRFIPRDSKAFIPIPRTKGFSILCKVNTSSSRCEWVLLASRGRSYYFNMDLKEHLILYNMGLIITRMSKELEGEYHVLSGINKTCEGRVFMTAVGPLFLYRIFLLIPGIVFLCGLGLLWDWLIKARNRLATSEEGQGANARIQHVIPPLDLSRNP, encoded by the exons ATGTGGGCCTACAGTTCACCAATacaggaagggaagagattaTGGGTGTGCACCTCGGCCTTGATCCTAATTTTGGGAGGTCTTTTGGGACGATGGATCACAGAGGTTCGAGCTGCGCCTATAAGCAGAGAGGCAGCAG CACCTGGTCTTTGCCCCACCATCCACCGTTTTATCCCCCGTGACTCCAAAGCCTTCATCCCTATACCCCGAACCAAGGGATTCTCAATTCTCTGCAAAGTGAACACTTCCTCATCCCGCTGTGAGTGGGTCCTGCTTGCTAGCAGGGGGCGCTCATACTATTTCAACATggacctgaaggagcacctcatCCTATACAACATGGGCCTCATCATCACGCGCATGAGCAAGGAGCTGGAAGGGGAGTACCATGTCCTCTCGGGCATCAACAAAACCTGTGAGGGCCGGGTCTTCATGACGGCTGTGG GTCCGTTGTTCCTATATCGGATTTTCCTGCTGATCCCTGGTATTGTGTTCCTGTGTGGACTGGGTCTGCTGTGGGACTGGCTGATAAAAGCCCGCAACCGGCTTGCGACCTCTGAGGAAGGGCAAGGTGCTAACGCAAGGATTCAGCACGTCATCCCTCCATTGGATCTGAGCAGAAACCCCTAA